One window of the Rhodothermales bacterium genome contains the following:
- a CDS encoding aspartate aminotransferase family protein: MTATTSTHPAAMTRDELMALEDRLQLPTYNKLPIVVDRAEGSWLWDLNGNKYLDFYGGHCVALLGHTHPRVVKALQEQSKKILFYSNLVYSPVRARATEKLMRLAPPEMHQVFFCSTGTEANETALKLARKATGRGRVVAADGDFHGRTMGSLAATSFPKYRAGYEKVFPDTVFVPFGDAEALEQALAHPDGVAAFIIEPIQSMAGVTTAPASYFRAVRELCDRAGTKLVFDEVQTGVGRTGTFSISDHFGMRPDMITLAKSLGSGIPVGAVLVNEAVASSVSFGDQGTTFGGGMMPMAAMEATMDALLEDGIMERASIIHDRIRDGISSYGGTLRGAGCLIGLEASRPVGPIVAGLRKEGVIVGGSLDPNVMRLMPPLTATNEEVDFFIDAFSRVVEPILAADA, from the coding sequence ATGACCGCAACCACATCAACCCATCCCGCTGCCATGACCCGCGATGAATTGATGGCTCTGGAGGATCGTCTCCAGCTGCCTACCTACAACAAGCTTCCCATTGTCGTGGACCGGGCCGAAGGCTCCTGGTTGTGGGACCTGAACGGCAACAAGTACCTGGATTTCTACGGGGGGCACTGTGTGGCGCTCCTCGGACACACCCATCCGCGGGTCGTGAAGGCGCTCCAGGAGCAGAGCAAAAAGATCCTGTTCTATTCGAACCTGGTCTACTCCCCGGTGCGGGCCCGGGCCACCGAGAAGCTCATGCGCCTCGCGCCGCCCGAAATGCATCAGGTGTTTTTCTGTTCGACCGGCACGGAGGCCAACGAGACGGCCCTCAAACTCGCGCGCAAGGCCACCGGCCGCGGCCGCGTGGTGGCCGCCGATGGCGATTTCCACGGGCGGACCATGGGGTCGCTTGCCGCAACGTCCTTCCCGAAATACCGCGCCGGCTATGAAAAGGTGTTTCCCGATACCGTTTTCGTGCCGTTCGGCGACGCGGAGGCCCTGGAACAGGCGCTGGCGCATCCCGATGGCGTGGCCGCCTTCATCATTGAGCCCATCCAGTCCATGGCCGGCGTTACGACCGCACCGGCATCCTATTTCCGGGCGGTCCGTGAGCTGTGCGACCGGGCCGGCACCAAACTGGTGTTCGACGAAGTGCAGACCGGTGTCGGTCGCACGGGGACGTTCTCGATTTCGGACCACTTCGGCATGCGGCCCGACATGATTACCCTGGCCAAGAGCCTCGGCTCCGGGATTCCGGTCGGTGCGGTGCTGGTGAACGAGGCCGTCGCATCGTCCGTCTCGTTCGGCGACCAGGGCACGACATTCGGGGGCGGCATGATGCCCATGGCCGCCATGGAAGCCACCATGGACGCATTGCTGGAGGACGGCATCATGGAGCGCGCATCCATCATCCATGACCGCATCCGGGACGGCATTTCATCCTACGGGGGTACGCTCCGCGGGGCCGGTTGCCTGATCGGCCTGGAGGCCTCGCGGCCCGTGGGTCCGATTGTGGCCGGGCTGCGCAAGGAAGGGGTCATTGTGGGCGGGTCGCTCGATCCGAATGTCATGCGCCTCATGCCGCCGCTTACGGCGACGAATGAGGAAGTGGACTTTTTCATTGATGCGTTCTCCCGCGTGGTGGAGCCCATCCTGGCCGCGGACGCATGA
- a CDS encoding N-acetylornithine carbamoyltransferase, giving the protein MNHLLDWPSIPDAIWEACLDRALVHASDRYGNRDRAREQALALVFFNDSLRTRVSMELAAQQLGADVTTVVPGQGTWGFAWGDGRMDGSEAEHIREAVAVLSRYATAIGVRLFASGTDLEADRTEARLKAFAAASSVPVVNLESAYGHPCQALADAAVVRRHLGDPRGRRFVLSWAPHPRPLPMAVPNSALLMAARLGMHVTVARPDGFALDEAVMQTARSLASASGGSVEEGADQDAAVAGSDIVYVKAWGGLGRYTDPAAEAALRARHGSWTMTQARMDTTRDGRFMHCLPVRRDVVVESAVLEGGATLHLDQAEFRLHAQKAILEYVWGLLP; this is encoded by the coding sequence ATGAACCACCTGCTGGACTGGCCGTCAATACCCGATGCGATCTGGGAAGCCTGCCTGGACCGTGCCCTCGTGCACGCTTCGGACCGGTACGGAAACCGGGACCGGGCACGGGAGCAGGCGCTGGCTCTCGTGTTTTTCAACGATTCGCTGCGTACGCGGGTCTCCATGGAGCTTGCCGCGCAGCAGCTCGGCGCTGACGTGACCACCGTCGTCCCGGGTCAGGGAACGTGGGGCTTCGCCTGGGGCGACGGACGAATGGATGGCTCCGAGGCCGAGCACATCCGCGAGGCCGTGGCCGTGCTGTCCCGCTACGCCACGGCGATTGGCGTGCGGTTGTTTGCCAGCGGGACGGATCTGGAGGCCGACCGCACGGAGGCCCGACTGAAGGCGTTCGCCGCGGCGTCGTCCGTTCCGGTCGTGAACCTCGAGTCGGCGTACGGGCATCCGTGCCAGGCGCTGGCCGATGCCGCCGTCGTGCGGCGCCATCTGGGCGACCCTCGCGGTCGACGGTTCGTGTTGTCCTGGGCGCCGCATCCGCGCCCGTTGCCCATGGCGGTACCGAACTCGGCGCTCCTGATGGCGGCCCGATTGGGGATGCACGTCACGGTCGCCCGGCCCGACGGCTTTGCCCTGGATGAGGCTGTCATGCAGACGGCCCGCTCATTGGCCTCCGCGTCCGGCGGATCCGTCGAGGAAGGCGCGGACCAGGATGCGGCTGTGGCAGGGTCGGATATCGTGTATGTGAAGGCGTGGGGCGGGCTGGGTCGCTACACGGACCCGGCGGCCGAAGCCGCGCTACGTGCGCGTCACGGTTCGTGGACCATGACGCAGGCGAGGATGGACACCACCCGCGATGGCCGGTTCATGCATTGCCTCCCCGTGCGGCGGGACGTTGTCGTGGAGTCGGCGGTGCTCGAAGGAGGAGCGACGCTGCATCTGGACCAGGCCGAGTTCCGGCTGCACGCCCAGAAGGCCATCCTGGAATACGTCTGGGGGCTCCTGCCGTGA
- the argB gene encoding acetylglutamate kinase — protein MTVVKIGGALLGADLSGFWEQVAALEGQVVIVHGGGPQSTDMARRLGHEPRMVRGRRVTSDLDLAIVKWVLRGELSTDLVGSALQAGVRAVGISGADAGMVRVDRRPPWTVDGEDVDFGWVGDVTSVDARLVSDLLDAGWVPIVTPMGTDASGQVYNVNADTIALELAAALKADTFLLATEVGGVLGADGQRIERLPGAVADAGVQGGWIAGGMQVKVHVARQALARGVGAAWVVAADDLVHRERATQVEE, from the coding sequence ATGACCGTCGTCAAAATCGGGGGTGCACTGCTCGGCGCCGATCTTTCGGGGTTCTGGGAGCAGGTTGCGGCGCTGGAAGGACAGGTCGTCATTGTGCACGGCGGCGGACCGCAGTCCACCGACATGGCGCGACGGCTGGGGCACGAGCCCCGGATGGTCCGTGGTCGGCGGGTGACCTCCGATCTGGACCTGGCCATCGTGAAATGGGTGCTCCGGGGAGAGCTGTCCACCGATCTGGTGGGCTCGGCGCTGCAGGCGGGCGTCCGGGCCGTGGGTATTTCCGGGGCCGATGCGGGCATGGTCCGCGTGGATCGCCGCCCGCCGTGGACCGTGGACGGTGAGGACGTGGATTTCGGCTGGGTGGGGGATGTGACATCGGTGGATGCGCGCTTGGTCAGCGATTTGCTGGATGCGGGCTGGGTGCCCATTGTGACGCCCATGGGGACCGATGCGTCCGGGCAGGTCTACAACGTGAATGCCGACACGATCGCGCTCGAACTGGCCGCAGCGCTGAAGGCGGACACATTCCTGCTGGCCACGGAAGTGGGCGGGGTGTTGGGCGCCGACGGCCAGCGCATCGAGCGCCTGCCGGGCGCCGTGGCCGACGCCGGTGTCCAGGGCGGCTGGATTGCCGGTGGCATGCAGGTGAAGGTGCACGTCGCCCGGCAGGCGCTGGCGCGCGGCGTCGGCGCCGCCTGGGTTGTCGCCGCCGACGACCTGGTCCACCGGGAACGCGCCACGCAGGTGGAGGAATAG
- a CDS encoding M20/M25/M40 family metallo-hydrolase, giving the protein MVVQLHRELVAIPSLSREEAAAADHLEAWFRRHGVDVVRYGDNVVASVDLGSGAGSNSGANRAGKTLLLNSHLDVVPPSSNHPFDPFDPVIHEGAIWGRGSVDAKASVAAMAHALVLTAGRATAGRVIGAFTVCEELGGTDNGLEATLPELGPIHAALVGEPTEMQPCIAQKGLLILRLTARGRTAHAARAGEGDNAIVRAARDIARLENLDFSPPHPELGPVTCNVTMVEGGTARNVIPDACTFWLDIRSTPDWPHDRLVRFIEDQLESEVHVHSTRLVPTGTDVNEAIVRACLAADPTRVPFGSPTLSDWIHLKGIPTVKIGPGDSRLSHTPREHVPVASLEAAAEGYARIIQQYFEQIQP; this is encoded by the coding sequence GTGGTTGTTCAACTCCATCGCGAACTCGTGGCCATCCCGTCGCTCAGCCGGGAGGAAGCCGCCGCGGCCGATCATCTCGAAGCCTGGTTCCGGCGCCACGGGGTAGACGTGGTCCGGTACGGCGACAATGTTGTTGCGTCCGTTGATCTGGGTTCTGGTGCAGGTTCAAACTCAGGCGCAAATCGTGCGGGAAAGACCTTGCTCCTGAACTCCCACCTTGATGTGGTCCCGCCGAGCAGCAATCACCCGTTCGACCCATTCGATCCGGTCATTCATGAGGGCGCCATCTGGGGGCGTGGCAGTGTGGATGCCAAAGCGTCTGTGGCGGCCATGGCGCACGCGCTGGTCCTCACCGCGGGGCGGGCAACGGCCGGTCGGGTCATCGGCGCATTCACCGTATGCGAAGAACTCGGCGGCACGGACAATGGCCTGGAAGCCACGCTACCCGAACTCGGCCCCATCCATGCGGCCCTGGTCGGTGAGCCCACCGAAATGCAACCGTGCATTGCCCAGAAGGGCCTGCTCATCCTGCGTCTGACCGCGCGCGGCCGCACCGCGCATGCTGCCCGGGCCGGAGAGGGTGACAACGCCATCGTGCGGGCCGCGCGCGACATAGCCCGCCTGGAGAACCTCGATTTTTCGCCGCCGCATCCCGAACTGGGCCCCGTTACGTGCAACGTGACGATGGTGGAAGGGGGGACCGCCCGGAATGTCATTCCCGACGCCTGCACGTTCTGGCTGGACATCCGATCGACCCCCGATTGGCCGCACGACCGACTTGTCCGGTTCATCGAAGACCAACTCGAAAGCGAGGTCCACGTGCACAGCACGCGGCTGGTCCCCACGGGGACGGACGTGAACGAAGCCATCGTGCGGGCCTGCCTGGCCGCCGACCCTACCCGGGTACCCTTCGGATCGCCCACGCTCTCGGACTGGATCCATCTGAAAGGCATTCCGACGGTCAAGATCGGTCCCGGAGACAGCCGCCTGTCGCATACACCCCGCGAACATGTGCCCGTGGCCAGTCTTGAGGCCGCCGCCGAGGGCTACGCACGCATCATCCAACAGTATTTTGAGCAGATCCAACCCTGA